Proteins encoded within one genomic window of Microbacterium sp. LKL04:
- the pth gene encoding aminoacyl-tRNA hydrolase produces the protein MADTWLIVGLGNPGPRYEATRHNVGQMVIDELARRRSESLRSHKAGARVAESWLRPGGAKLVLAKPNSFMNVSGGPVAGLASFYGVPAERVVVVHDELDIPFDSLKLKVGGGHGGHNGVRDVAKALGTPDFPRVRVGIGRPPGRQDPADWVLDPFGSAERQTLPIMIGDAADAVEQLVDEGLLAAQQRHHAPRA, from the coding sequence ATGGCCGACACCTGGCTGATCGTGGGACTCGGTAACCCGGGGCCGCGCTACGAGGCGACCCGTCACAACGTCGGGCAGATGGTGATCGACGAGCTCGCGCGGCGCCGGTCCGAGTCGCTGCGATCGCACAAGGCGGGGGCGCGCGTGGCCGAGTCGTGGCTGCGGCCGGGCGGCGCGAAGCTCGTGCTCGCGAAGCCGAACTCGTTCATGAACGTCTCCGGCGGGCCGGTCGCCGGTCTCGCCTCGTTCTACGGCGTGCCCGCCGAACGCGTCGTCGTCGTCCACGACGAGCTCGACATCCCGTTCGATTCGCTCAAGCTCAAGGTCGGTGGCGGGCACGGCGGGCACAACGGCGTCCGCGACGTGGCCAAAGCGCTCGGCACGCCGGACTTCCCCCGCGTGCGCGTCGGGATCGGCCGTCCGCCGGGACGCCAGGACCCGGCCGACTGGGTCCTCGATCCGTTCGGTTCGGCCGAGCGCCAGACGCTGCCGATCATGATCGGGGACGCGGCGGATGCCGTGGAGCAGCTCGTCGACGAGGGGCTCCTCGCCGCCCAGCAGCGCCACCACGCGCCACGCGCCTGA
- a CDS encoding 50S ribosomal protein L25/general stress protein Ctc: MSTETDTKVVAELREQFGKGFARRLRAAGKIPAVIYGHGTDPVHVALPGHQVSLLIRRANALLELEIDGKQQLTLVKDVQKDPVHQIIEHIDLLVVKKGEKIEVDIPVSVVGEPFPGTIANLENTTVTLEVEATHIPQNVEVSVEGLEDGAHITAADLTLPRGAVLVTDPETLIVGVALPPAPVEDEAEESEEGAEASSDEAAAEESAE, encoded by the coding sequence ATGTCGACTGAGACCGACACCAAGGTCGTCGCCGAGCTGCGCGAGCAGTTCGGCAAGGGATTCGCCCGCCGTCTGCGCGCCGCCGGCAAGATCCCCGCCGTCATCTACGGCCACGGCACGGACCCCGTGCACGTCGCCCTGCCCGGCCACCAGGTCTCGCTGCTCATCCGCCGCGCCAACGCGCTGCTCGAGCTCGAGATCGACGGCAAGCAGCAGCTCACGCTGGTCAAGGACGTCCAGAAGGACCCCGTGCACCAGATCATCGAGCACATCGACCTCCTCGTCGTGAAGAAGGGCGAGAAGATCGAGGTCGACATCCCCGTCTCCGTCGTCGGCGAGCCGTTCCCGGGCACCATCGCGAACCTCGAGAACACCACGGTGACGCTCGAGGTCGAAGCCACCCACATCCCGCAGAACGTCGAGGTCTCGGTCGAGGGTCTCGAGGACGGTGCGCACATCACCGCGGCTGACCTGACGCTGCCCCGCGGCGCGGTGCTGGTGACCGACCCCGAGACGCTCATCGTCGGTGTCGCGCTGCCGCCGGCGCCCGTCGAGGACGAGGCGGAGGAGTCCGAGGAGGGCGCCGAGGCTTCCTCCGACGAGGCTGCCGCCGAGGAATCCGCCGAGTAA
- the gndA gene encoding NADP-dependent phosphogluconate dehydrogenase yields the protein MSSSPSSTGHSNDQDQAPNEATQQHEGAPQPEEVDRPTHPEAASTGTESGSANIGVVGLAVMGSNLARNLASREGNTVAVFNRSRSKTDELIEAHPEAEFVPAFTYEEFAASLQKPRTAIIMVKAGKPTDAVIDELMRVFEPGDIIIDGGNSLFTDTIRREKAVSEAGYNFVGMGVSGGEEGALNGPSLMPGGPDEAWVTLGPILKSIAAVAEGEPCVTHIGHDGAGHFVKMVHNGIEYADMQLIAEAYDLIRRGTGKSPAEIADVFAEWNRGELESYLIEITAEVLRQTDATTGKPLVDVIVDQAGAKGTGAWTVQTALDLGVPVSGIAEATFARSLSSHREQRDVAGELPGPSSEDFTVPDADAFIEQVRLALYASKIVAYSQGFDEIRAGAAQYGWNIDLGAVSKIWRGGCIIRAQFLNRIADAYDEQADLPVLLTAPYFVEALGRTQDAWREIVRVSAAAGIPAPAFSSSLAYYDGLRADRLPAALIQGQRDFFGAHTYKRIDKDGTFHTVWSGDRSEIEAEDTH from the coding sequence ATGTCGTCGTCCCCTTCTTCCACCGGACATTCCAACGACCAGGACCAGGCTCCGAACGAAGCCACGCAGCAGCACGAGGGGGCGCCGCAGCCCGAAGAGGTCGACCGCCCCACCCACCCGGAGGCGGCGTCCACCGGCACCGAGTCCGGGTCCGCCAACATCGGCGTCGTGGGCCTCGCGGTCATGGGGTCGAACCTCGCCCGCAACCTCGCCTCCCGTGAGGGCAACACGGTCGCCGTCTTCAACCGGTCGCGGTCGAAGACCGACGAGCTGATCGAGGCCCACCCCGAGGCCGAATTCGTCCCCGCGTTCACGTACGAGGAGTTCGCCGCGTCGCTGCAGAAGCCGCGCACCGCGATCATCATGGTCAAGGCCGGCAAGCCGACCGATGCCGTCATCGACGAGCTCATGCGCGTGTTCGAGCCCGGCGACATCATCATCGACGGCGGCAACAGCCTGTTCACCGACACGATCCGCCGTGAGAAGGCGGTCTCCGAAGCCGGGTACAACTTCGTCGGCATGGGCGTCTCGGGCGGCGAGGAGGGCGCGCTCAACGGCCCGTCCCTCATGCCCGGCGGCCCCGATGAGGCCTGGGTCACGCTCGGTCCCATCCTGAAGTCGATCGCTGCGGTCGCCGAGGGCGAGCCCTGCGTCACCCACATCGGCCACGACGGTGCCGGTCACTTCGTGAAGATGGTGCACAACGGCATCGAGTACGCCGACATGCAGCTGATCGCCGAGGCGTACGACCTCATCCGTCGCGGCACCGGCAAGTCCCCCGCCGAGATCGCCGACGTCTTCGCCGAATGGAACCGCGGCGAACTCGAGTCCTACCTGATCGAGATCACCGCCGAAGTCCTCCGCCAGACGGATGCCACCACCGGCAAGCCCCTCGTCGACGTCATCGTCGACCAGGCGGGCGCCAAGGGCACCGGTGCATGGACGGTGCAGACCGCGCTCGACCTCGGCGTCCCCGTCTCCGGCATCGCCGAAGCCACCTTCGCCCGGTCGCTCTCGAGCCACCGCGAGCAGCGCGACGTCGCGGGCGAGCTCCCCGGACCGTCCTCCGAGGACTTCACCGTTCCCGACGCGGACGCGTTCATCGAGCAGGTTCGCCTCGCCCTCTACGCCTCGAAGATCGTCGCCTACAGCCAGGGCTTCGACGAGATCCGCGCCGGCGCCGCGCAGTACGGCTGGAACATCGACCTCGGAGCCGTCAGCAAGATCTGGCGCGGCGGCTGCATCATCCGTGCGCAGTTCCTGAACCGCATCGCCGACGCGTACGACGAGCAGGCCGACCTGCCCGTCCTGCTGACGGCGCCCTACTTCGTCGAGGCCCTCGGCCGGACGCAGGATGCCTGGCGTGAGATCGTCCGCGTGTCGGCGGCCGCCGGCATCCCGGCTCCCGCCTTCAGCTCGTCGCTGGCGTACTACGACGGCCTTCGCGCCGACCGCCTGCCGGCCGCCCTCATCCAGGGGCAGCGCGACTTCTTCGGCGCACACACGTACAAGCGGATCGACAAGGACGGCACCTTCCACACGGTGTGGTCCGGCGACCGCAGTGAGATCGAGGCCGAGGACACCCACTGA
- a CDS encoding VanZ family protein, with amino-acid sequence MTLRAAPYGSDIGSALDRLLVWFAERPSTAWITFDRVEFGANVAMFVPLGVIAVLWFGVRGWWAAPILGALGSATIEVLQAVFIDTRVSDVRDVVANTLGSVIGMCLMLLLAFLLSPPNPRHPVRSEA; translated from the coding sequence ATGACGTTGCGCGCGGCGCCGTACGGATCGGACATCGGCTCGGCCCTCGACCGGCTGCTGGTCTGGTTCGCCGAACGGCCCTCCACCGCGTGGATCACCTTCGACCGGGTGGAGTTCGGCGCGAACGTGGCGATGTTCGTCCCCCTCGGGGTCATCGCGGTCCTGTGGTTCGGCGTGCGGGGATGGTGGGCGGCCCCGATCCTCGGCGCCCTCGGGAGCGCGACGATCGAGGTGCTCCAGGCGGTCTTCATCGACACCCGCGTCTCGGACGTGCGGGACGTCGTCGCCAATACCCTCGGCTCAGTGATCGGTATGTGCCTCATGCTCCTCCTGGCATTCCTGCTCTCGCCGCCGAACCCGCGGCATCCGGTGCGATCCGAAGCGTGA
- a CDS encoding response regulator transcription factor: protein MTVPAPLLQRPDGSPLRVLVVDDEQMLTDLLSMALRMEGWEVRTAASGFDALNVAREFAPDAMVLDIMMPDLDGMAVLQRLRQAGDDVPVLFLTAKDSVSDRVAGLTAGGDDYVTKPFSLEEVVARLRGLMRRAGASTDTADPILRVGDLTLNEDSHEVFRGDDEIELTATEFELLRYLMRNQRRVLSKAQILDRVWNYDFGGRSSVVELYISYLRKKIDAGKEPLIHTVRGVGYMIKASQ from the coding sequence ATGACGGTGCCTGCCCCCCTTCTCCAGCGCCCCGACGGCTCCCCCCTGCGCGTCCTCGTCGTCGACGACGAGCAGATGCTGACCGATCTGCTCTCGATGGCGCTCCGCATGGAGGGATGGGAAGTCCGCACCGCGGCGTCCGGCTTCGACGCGCTGAACGTGGCGCGCGAGTTCGCCCCCGACGCCATGGTGCTCGACATCATGATGCCCGACCTCGACGGCATGGCCGTCCTGCAACGTCTGCGCCAGGCCGGGGACGACGTCCCCGTCCTGTTCCTCACCGCGAAGGACTCGGTCAGCGACCGGGTCGCCGGCCTGACCGCCGGCGGAGACGACTACGTCACGAAGCCGTTCAGCCTGGAGGAGGTCGTGGCACGCCTGCGCGGGCTGATGCGCCGGGCCGGGGCATCCACCGACACCGCCGACCCGATCCTCCGCGTCGGCGACCTCACGCTCAACGAGGACTCCCACGAGGTGTTCCGCGGCGACGACGAGATCGAACTGACCGCCACCGAGTTCGAACTGCTCCGCTACCTCATGCGCAATCAGCGTCGCGTGCTGTCGAAGGCGCAGATCCTCGATCGCGTCTGGAACTACGACTTCGGCGGACGCTCGAGCGTCGTCGAGCTCTACATCTCCTACCTCCGCAAGAAGATCGACGCGGGCAAGGAGCCCCTCATCCACACCGTGCGCGGCGTCGGGTACATGATCAAAGCGAGCCAGTGA
- a CDS encoding sensor histidine kinase, which produces MSTKPRRRHRWSLQARLITAVVSFVSVILITVGLGTGTVLESILRENLDAKVTRAQDSIYVDLNNRAEDILSGSRQERGTILVVSNISGITAAYVDDEGNVRSLDVSRIMLVPSDQDGWADATVTGLGHYRVHEEPGPYTTITGLPTSEVTSVSARIVTTVALLTTGGLLVLAAIIALLIRRALAPLRSVAATASRVASLPLSEGAVTITERVPDEDTDAHTEVGQVGHALNTLLDHVESSLAARQRNEDRMRAFVADASHELRTPLASIRGYSELSLRGIRQAEASGPHAAGVVADTTKESLERIQAQSLRMTALVEDLLLLARLDEGTELVYSAVDLTRLAVEAVSDARVAGTDHDWVLEVDDDPAIVAGDAGRLHQVAANLLANARLHTPAGTRVTTTVETQDGEAILRVHDDGPGINPSVVNELFERFSRADSSRARQTGGTGLGLSIAKAIITGHGGRIVVDSEPGSTTFEVRLPARPDSPADATTE; this is translated from the coding sequence GTGAGCACGAAACCCCGACGGCGGCACCGCTGGAGTCTGCAGGCGCGGCTCATCACCGCCGTCGTCTCGTTCGTGTCGGTGATCCTCATCACCGTCGGGCTCGGCACGGGGACGGTGCTCGAGTCGATCCTGCGGGAGAACCTCGACGCGAAAGTCACCCGAGCGCAGGACTCGATCTACGTCGATCTCAACAACCGCGCCGAAGACATCCTCAGCGGCAGCCGTCAGGAGCGGGGCACGATCCTCGTCGTCAGCAACATCAGCGGCATCACCGCGGCCTACGTCGATGACGAGGGAAACGTGCGCTCGCTCGATGTCAGCCGCATCATGCTCGTCCCGTCGGACCAGGACGGCTGGGCCGACGCGACCGTCACCGGCCTCGGCCACTATCGCGTCCACGAAGAGCCGGGGCCGTACACGACCATCACGGGTCTGCCCACCTCGGAGGTGACGAGCGTCAGCGCTCGCATCGTCACCACGGTCGCGCTGCTGACGACGGGCGGTCTCCTCGTCCTCGCCGCGATCATCGCCCTCCTGATCCGTCGCGCTCTCGCACCGTTGCGATCGGTCGCCGCGACGGCATCCCGTGTCGCGTCGCTCCCCCTCTCCGAGGGCGCCGTCACGATCACCGAGCGCGTCCCCGACGAGGACACCGACGCACACACGGAAGTCGGACAGGTCGGTCACGCCCTCAACACCCTCCTCGATCACGTGGAGAGCTCGCTGGCCGCCCGCCAGCGCAACGAGGATCGGATGCGGGCCTTCGTCGCCGATGCGAGCCACGAGCTGCGCACGCCCCTCGCCTCGATCCGCGGATACTCCGAGCTCTCCCTCCGCGGCATCCGTCAGGCGGAGGCCTCCGGCCCTCACGCCGCCGGGGTGGTCGCCGACACGACGAAGGAGTCCCTGGAGCGCATCCAGGCGCAGTCGCTGCGGATGACGGCGCTCGTCGAGGATCTGCTGCTCCTGGCTCGCCTGGACGAGGGCACGGAACTGGTCTACAGCGCCGTCGACCTCACCCGGCTCGCCGTCGAAGCGGTCTCGGACGCCCGTGTCGCGGGCACCGATCACGATTGGGTGCTCGAGGTCGACGACGACCCGGCGATCGTCGCCGGTGACGCTGGGCGCCTGCACCAGGTCGCCGCCAACCTCCTCGCGAACGCCCGACTGCACACCCCCGCCGGCACCCGGGTCACGACGACCGTCGAGACCCAGGACGGTGAGGCGATCCTGCGGGTGCACGACGACGGCCCCGGAATCAACCCCTCCGTCGTGAACGAACTGTTCGAGCGGTTCAGCCGAGCGGATTCCTCGCGTGCCCGTCAGACCGGCGGTACCGGACTCGGGCTCTCGATCGCCAAAGCGATCATCACCGGACACGGCGGCCGGATCGTCGTGGACTCCGAGCCCGGCTCGACCACGTTCGAGGTGCGGCTGCCCGCCCGCCCCGACTCCCCCGCCGACGCCACCACCGAGTGA
- a CDS encoding FAD-dependent oxidoreductase yields the protein MRSGVVLVISSLSAGWTRLIGALGRLSMYRLVLLALSALAVIALVLSFTGAVSVAPLDLVVSFAVLAASIMVVDAVAQRIVRRPWRIESALITALILVFVLRPGIEPMALLGLALAGAIASASKYILAWQGRHIFNPAAVGASALTIVSIWAPDLGFSAWWIGSPAMTVPVVLLGLAVLVRTEKVRVVGLFLVVAIAVGLVRTIVQAQEAGLVLDPAMTFSSLVLSSPFLFLGAFMLSEPLTLPPRRWQQFTVAAVVGILAGWPLAVGDITLGQERALLIGNLVAFVFALRTAVRLTIVERTAVTPSVREYSFRAERPVKFTPGQYLELEVPHARPDSRGTRREFSILSSPAELPVVRIAMREGSQSSYKKAIATVEPGDELAITGIWGDFVLPRKTETPVLMVAAGIGVTPFVSHLRHLRMSQEQRDVVFVYVASGSEELAFRDDLEAAGIPVIVVTRDEPTNLPDGWTWGGGNRLDAESLVRHVPDIDRRHAFVSGPPALIATLTPALNRAKSITTDAFSGY from the coding sequence ATGCGAAGCGGAGTTGTTCTCGTGATCTCGTCCCTCAGTGCCGGATGGACGCGCCTCATCGGCGCGCTCGGTCGGCTGTCCATGTACCGCCTGGTCCTGCTGGCGCTGTCGGCTCTCGCCGTCATCGCGCTCGTGCTCTCCTTCACCGGTGCGGTATCGGTTGCCCCGCTCGACCTCGTGGTCTCGTTCGCGGTCCTCGCCGCATCGATCATGGTGGTGGATGCCGTCGCCCAGCGGATCGTCCGCAGGCCGTGGCGCATCGAATCGGCGCTCATCACGGCCCTCATCCTGGTGTTCGTTCTCCGTCCGGGAATCGAACCGATGGCGCTCCTGGGGCTCGCCCTGGCCGGGGCGATCGCGTCGGCGTCGAAGTACATCCTCGCCTGGCAGGGGCGCCACATCTTCAATCCCGCAGCGGTGGGTGCGAGTGCCCTCACGATCGTCAGCATCTGGGCGCCGGATCTCGGATTCTCCGCCTGGTGGATCGGCTCTCCCGCGATGACCGTTCCCGTGGTCCTGCTGGGGCTCGCCGTTCTCGTGCGCACCGAGAAGGTGCGCGTGGTGGGTCTGTTCCTCGTCGTCGCGATCGCTGTCGGCCTCGTCCGCACGATCGTGCAGGCGCAGGAAGCGGGCCTCGTCCTCGATCCCGCGATGACGTTCTCGAGCCTCGTCCTGTCGTCGCCGTTCCTGTTCCTCGGCGCGTTCATGCTGTCGGAGCCGCTGACGCTCCCGCCGCGACGGTGGCAGCAGTTCACCGTTGCGGCCGTGGTCGGCATCCTGGCGGGCTGGCCACTCGCGGTCGGCGACATCACCCTCGGCCAGGAGCGCGCGCTGCTCATCGGCAACCTCGTCGCGTTCGTCTTCGCACTCCGGACCGCCGTCCGCCTCACGATCGTCGAGCGCACCGCGGTGACGCCGAGTGTGCGCGAGTACAGCTTCCGCGCGGAGCGGCCGGTGAAGTTCACTCCGGGCCAGTACCTCGAGCTCGAGGTGCCTCATGCGCGACCCGACTCGCGCGGGACGCGGCGCGAGTTCAGCATCCTCTCCTCGCCGGCGGAACTGCCGGTCGTGCGGATCGCGATGCGGGAAGGGTCGCAGTCGAGCTACAAGAAGGCGATCGCGACCGTCGAACCGGGGGACGAGCTGGCCATCACCGGCATCTGGGGCGACTTCGTGCTGCCGCGCAAGACCGAGACGCCCGTCCTCATGGTGGCCGCCGGCATCGGGGTCACGCCGTTCGTGTCGCACCTGCGGCACCTGCGGATGAGTCAGGAGCAGCGCGACGTCGTGTTCGTCTACGTGGCATCGGGGAGCGAGGAGCTTGCCTTCCGCGACGACCTCGAAGCCGCCGGCATCCCGGTCATCGTCGTGACCCGTGACGAACCGACGAACCTGCCCGACGGCTGGACGTGGGGCGGCGGGAACCGGCTCGATGCCGAGAGCCTCGTGCGCCACGTTCCCGACATCGACCGGCGACACGCCTTCGTGTCCGGTCCGCCGGCGCTCATCGCCACGCTGACGCCCGCGCTGAACCGAGCGAAGTCCATCACCACGGACGCCTTCAGCGGCTACTGA
- a CDS encoding FAD:protein FMN transferase — protein MTSIAPLVHSWTFEAIGTVWRIDAASPLDDGVRDQITDAIVAFDLEWSRFRAESLVSRLRTEGGEVPAPVDAVAMLDAYDALDTATAGAVNPLVGDALARRGYDADYSLVDRGVVSAPRNWRDLLVWSPETLSLAEPALIDVGALGKGRLADIVLELVPAGPAVVDAGGDIAVRAATQRIALEHPYDASRAIGVWSVTDAALCASAVNRRAWGDGLHHVLDARTGQPVRRYAATWAAASDAMTADAVATALFFDGGPRLAAEWGAEWVRMGTDGSVEWSPRCEAELFS, from the coding sequence ATGACCTCGATCGCCCCCCTCGTCCACTCGTGGACGTTCGAGGCGATCGGAACGGTATGGCGTATCGACGCCGCATCACCGCTCGACGATGGCGTCCGTGATCAGATCACGGACGCCATCGTCGCGTTCGACCTGGAGTGGTCGCGCTTCCGCGCCGAGTCGCTCGTGAGTCGGCTGAGGACGGAGGGCGGGGAGGTGCCGGCTCCAGTCGACGCCGTCGCCATGCTCGACGCCTACGATGCTCTCGACACCGCCACTGCCGGGGCCGTGAACCCCCTCGTCGGAGATGCGCTGGCGCGGCGCGGCTACGACGCCGATTACTCGCTCGTCGATCGTGGTGTCGTGTCGGCCCCCCGAAACTGGCGGGACCTCCTCGTATGGTCTCCCGAGACGCTCTCCCTCGCGGAGCCTGCCCTGATCGACGTCGGAGCGCTCGGCAAGGGCCGTCTCGCGGACATCGTGCTGGAGCTCGTCCCGGCGGGCCCCGCGGTCGTGGATGCCGGCGGCGACATCGCCGTTCGCGCGGCGACGCAGCGGATCGCTCTCGAGCATCCGTACGACGCGTCGCGTGCGATCGGGGTCTGGTCGGTGACGGATGCCGCCCTCTGCGCCTCGGCGGTCAACCGGCGGGCGTGGGGCGACGGTCTCCACCACGTGCTCGACGCCCGCACCGGTCAGCCGGTGCGCCGATACGCGGCCACCTGGGCCGCAGCCTCCGACGCGATGACGGCCGATGCCGTCGCGACCGCGTTGTTCTTCGACGGCGGCCCCCGGTTGGCCGCCGAATGGGGAGCCGAATGGGTGCGAATGGGCACCGACGGCTCCGTCGAATGGTCCCCCCGATGCGAAGCGGAGTTGTTCTCGTGA
- a CDS encoding FMN-binding protein has protein sequence MIRTTAVPRPIRVGAAAASVAGLALLAGCAGQTTSGSTDAGTSSQNPSASADAGSGASTGTYKDGTYTANGTYQTPESVEEISVTLTLADGTVTDVEVTGEPKARETRQYQGDFIGGIQDEVVGKKLDDLSVDKVGGSSLTSGGFNAAVKEIRTEAAS, from the coding sequence GTACCCCGGCCGATCCGTGTCGGTGCCGCCGCCGCATCCGTTGCAGGACTCGCCCTGCTCGCCGGCTGCGCCGGCCAGACCACGTCCGGATCCACGGACGCCGGCACCTCGTCGCAGAACCCGTCCGCCTCCGCCGACGCGGGGAGCGGTGCGTCCACCGGCACCTACAAGGACGGCACGTACACCGCCAACGGCACGTACCAGACCCCGGAATCGGTCGAGGAGATCTCGGTCACCCTGACCCTCGCGGACGGCACCGTGACCGACGTCGAGGTGACCGGCGAGCCGAAGGCTCGTGAGACGCGGCAGTACCAGGGCGACTTCATCGGCGGCATCCAGGACGAGGTCGTCGGCAAGAAGCTCGACGATCTGTCGGTCGACAAGGTCGGCGGCTCCTCCCTCACCAGCGGTGGGTTCAACGCCGCGGTCAAGGAGATCCGGACCGAAGCCGCGTCATGA